One window of the Archangium primigenium genome contains the following:
- a CDS encoding NAD-dependent epimerase/dehydratase family protein, which yields MSTPRVLVTGATGFLGRHLLGVLRAAAVPTAVLVRDPQAWARQDWVAEAGPVSVFEGSPQIRTPWLNAPGLGGVKTIFHLAAAVSHSRQAAPADDFNVESTLQMVRAAKEWGARLVFMSSSGTVGCFRFPRLVADEHSPFAESLAGRWPYYASKIRAEREARRLADKLGVELVILRPPVMLGPGDHRLRSTQHVMKVLGGNLPVIPPGGMHFTDVRDVAAALGRLVTLERPRAVYHLPGTACSLAEFFHMVGEVSGMPVTERRVPGWAVKGVARLTRRHAPGWMPDPVLLEMSTCFWGLSTLWSDRELGYTPRAPRQTLVETVAWLRAHHPALRDARG from the coding sequence ATGAGCACGCCTCGTGTCCTCGTGACTGGCGCCACGGGCTTCCTCGGCCGCCATCTGCTCGGCGTGTTGCGCGCGGCGGCCGTACCCACCGCCGTGCTCGTGCGTGACCCCCAGGCCTGGGCGCGCCAGGACTGGGTCGCGGAAGCGGGCCCCGTGTCCGTTTTCGAGGGATCTCCCCAAATTCGGACACCGTGGCTGAACGCGCCCGGCCTGGGCGGGGTGAAGACCATTTTCCACCTGGCGGCGGCCGTCTCCCACTCGCGTCAGGCCGCTCCGGCGGATGACTTCAACGTCGAGAGCACCTTGCAGATGGTGCGCGCGGCGAAGGAGTGGGGTGCGCGGCTCGTCTTCATGTCCAGCTCGGGCACGGTGGGCTGCTTCCGCTTCCCCCGGCTCGTCGCGGACGAGCACTCGCCGTTCGCCGAGTCGCTCGCGGGCCGCTGGCCCTACTACGCGTCGAAGATCCGCGCCGAGCGGGAGGCGCGCCGGCTCGCGGACAAGCTGGGCGTGGAGCTGGTCATCCTCCGGCCGCCCGTGATGCTCGGGCCGGGTGACCACCGCCTGCGCTCGACCCAGCACGTGATGAAGGTGCTCGGGGGGAACCTGCCCGTCATTCCTCCGGGGGGCATGCACTTCACGGATGTGCGTGACGTGGCGGCGGCGCTGGGGCGGCTCGTGACGCTCGAGCGTCCGCGCGCCGTCTACCACCTGCCCGGCACGGCGTGCTCGCTCGCGGAGTTCTTCCACATGGTGGGCGAGGTGTCCGGCATGCCGGTGACCGAGCGGCGGGTGCCCGGCTGGGCGGTGAAGGGCGTGGCCCGGCTCACGCGTCGGCATGCGCCGGGCTGGATGCCGGATCCGGTCCTGCTGGAGATGAGCACCTGTTTCTGGGGCCTGTCGACGCTCTGGAGCGATCGGGAGCTGGGCTACACGCCACGGGCTCCCCGCCAGACGCTGGTGGAGACGGTGGCCTGGCTGCGGGCGCACCACCCCGCGCTGCGCGACGCGCGGGGGTGA
- a CDS encoding SCO family protein codes for MLSPTPSQRLPLVLLLSAGALGVLAVTLLLGMPRPTESLPVYGQLPAFALRDQDDRPFGEANLRGHVFIADFIFTRCPTVCPVLTERMRQLQREAKASGVDVRFVSFSVDPRHDTPPRLKEYARVHGVDLGNWSLLTGPLDVVEQTVIDGFRVLMGRDADAGDEDFLSILHGEHFVLLDAQARVRGYYTVAKDTESARTLLRDAERLTHEAP; via the coding sequence ATGCTGTCCCCGACGCCGTCCCAGCGCCTCCCCCTCGTCCTGCTGCTGAGCGCCGGAGCGCTGGGCGTCCTCGCCGTCACGCTGCTCCTGGGCATGCCCAGGCCCACCGAGTCCCTGCCCGTCTACGGACAGCTCCCGGCCTTCGCGCTGCGCGACCAGGACGACCGGCCCTTCGGCGAGGCGAACCTGCGTGGCCACGTCTTCATCGCCGACTTCATCTTCACGCGCTGCCCCACCGTCTGTCCGGTCCTCACCGAGCGCATGCGTCAGCTCCAGCGCGAGGCGAAGGCCTCGGGCGTGGACGTGCGCTTCGTGTCCTTCAGCGTGGACCCCCGTCACGACACGCCCCCGCGGTTGAAGGAGTACGCGCGCGTGCACGGCGTCGACCTGGGGAACTGGTCGCTGCTCACCGGGCCCCTGGACGTTGTCGAGCAGACCGTGATCGACGGCTTTCGCGTGCTGATGGGCCGGGACGCGGACGCGGGAGACGAGGACTTCCTGAGCATCCTCCACGGAGAGCACTTCGTGCTCCTGGACGCCCAGGCCCGCGTCCGCGGCTACTACACCGTGGCGAAGGACACGGAGAGCGCGCGCACGCTCCTGCGCGATGCGGAGCGGCTGACCCACGAGGCGCCGTGA
- the opgC gene encoding OpgC domain-containing protein codes for MNSPTPLRDSRIDFWRGLCLVDMVLVHLVYQGLSLGQPLTAILGEYTRFAAGGFVFISGLSVGVVFLPRTREPAQRRQTYRWMLQRVGFLLGVHWAAEFSYLLLYPLVTGMPVESYRAALGEILSFQRGGGLLPLYMVMIALSPLFLELVRRGRWWVLALASGGLFAWGQLGENAWGGPTIQNEFRWVLWQLLFVAGLLWGRVLPAWSGLPRGLKARLALLAVSGWALLWTSAYAKDFGLAAPLSLVFWKTPLSTGEALKYLAAVASLMLVSDLAWPRLRHSRLTAFVTRLGRHGLLMYVAHVWVALFLARWTARARLVGAVNTLVALGGLGMLWALAGLFERESPPRPRTWTHRPSWRLTVVGSALVLLILVLDAARLLPVTPPATSAPLALESDEEPPTPLEEVLGEEQAMDEG; via the coding sequence ATGAATTCCCCCACCCCCCTCCGTGACTCCCGAATCGATTTCTGGCGAGGCCTGTGCCTCGTCGACATGGTGCTGGTGCACCTCGTCTACCAGGGCCTGTCGCTGGGCCAGCCGCTCACGGCGATCCTCGGGGAGTACACCCGCTTCGCCGCGGGCGGCTTCGTGTTCATCTCGGGGCTGTCCGTGGGGGTCGTCTTCCTGCCCCGGACCCGGGAGCCCGCGCAGCGGCGCCAGACGTACCGGTGGATGCTCCAGCGGGTGGGCTTCCTGCTCGGCGTGCACTGGGCGGCGGAGTTCAGCTACCTCCTGCTCTACCCCCTGGTGACGGGGATGCCCGTGGAGTCCTACCGCGCGGCGCTGGGGGAGATCCTGTCCTTCCAGCGGGGCGGCGGGCTCTTGCCGCTCTATATGGTGATGATCGCCCTGAGCCCGCTCTTCCTGGAGCTCGTCCGCCGGGGGCGGTGGTGGGTGCTGGCCCTGGCGAGCGGGGGGCTGTTCGCCTGGGGACAGCTCGGCGAGAACGCGTGGGGGGGCCCCACCATCCAGAACGAGTTCCGCTGGGTGCTCTGGCAGTTGCTGTTCGTGGCGGGACTGCTCTGGGGCCGGGTGCTGCCCGCGTGGAGCGGCCTGCCCCGGGGGCTCAAGGCGCGGCTGGCACTGCTCGCCGTGAGCGGGTGGGCACTCTTGTGGACGAGCGCGTACGCCAAGGACTTCGGGCTCGCGGCGCCGCTGTCGCTCGTGTTCTGGAAGACGCCCCTGTCCACGGGCGAGGCGCTCAAGTACCTGGCGGCCGTGGCGAGCCTCATGCTGGTGAGTGACCTGGCGTGGCCGCGCCTGAGGCACAGCCGGCTGACGGCGTTCGTGACCCGGCTGGGGCGCCATGGCCTGCTCATGTACGTGGCGCACGTGTGGGTGGCGCTGTTCCTCGCCCGGTGGACGGCGCGCGCGCGGCTGGTGGGCGCGGTCAACACCCTGGTGGCCCTGGGGGGGCTGGGGATGTTGTGGGCCCTGGCGGGACTGTTCGAGCGTGAATCCCCTCCGCGCCCGCGCACGTGGACCCACCGCCCCTCCTGGCGGCTGACGGTGGTAGGCAGTGCCCTGGTCCTGCTCATCCTGGTGCTCGACGCGGCGCGACTCCTGCCGGTGACGCCTCCCGCCACCTCCGCGCCCCTCGCGCTGGAGAGCGACGAGGAGCCACCCACGCCCCTCGAGGAAGTGCTCGGCGAGGAGCAGGCCATGGACGAAGGTTGA
- a CDS encoding FixH family protein — translation MLRAAVLMGLVLAAPSTLASEVSIASVASASGRFQVEVRARQVPLKRGPQTLRFVVTETKTHAPATGLQLALEPWMPSMGHGINDTPQVSAVGPGQFQVVDLDLFMPGVWELRLRLSGAATDQAVVTLKLTR, via the coding sequence ATGTTGAGAGCCGCCGTGTTGATGGGACTGGTGTTGGCCGCGCCGTCCACCCTGGCGAGCGAGGTGTCGATCGCCTCGGTGGCCAGCGCCTCGGGGCGCTTCCAGGTGGAGGTCCGGGCGCGGCAGGTCCCACTCAAGCGCGGGCCGCAGACCCTGCGCTTCGTGGTCACCGAGACGAAGACGCACGCGCCCGCCACGGGGCTTCAGCTGGCCTTGGAGCCCTGGATGCCGTCCATGGGTCATGGCATCAACGACACGCCCCAGGTCAGCGCCGTGGGACCGGGCCAGTTCCAGGTGGTGGACCTCGACCTGTTCATGCCCGGAGTCTGGGAGCTGCGCCTGCGCCTGTCGGGCGCCGCGACGGACCAGGCCGTGGTCACGCTCAAGCTCACCCGGTGA
- a CDS encoding SDR family oxidoreductase, producing the protein MGPSDASAHVLLTGATGFLGKVVLEELLHRREALGIARVSVLVRAQKGQGGRVTSPQDRFRKVLRSEVFRRLPPGWEAFVEVVGGDLEQPRCGLSPEALEALTARTTHIIHCAASVEFDLPVAQAAASNITSALNVLELGRACPRLHGLVDVSTAYVTPWRSGALPEALAHLPRPAEELYRAILDGSRPEAELKAETGHPNTYTYTKCLAEHLLCARRGAVPLRIVRPSIISAAWKAPFPGWLDSAAAFAGCLLYAGLGVVKAWVADPSVRLDVVPVDVVSHEVVAAAFEESMPAPGEAVPIQYAVMGIERALRVDLSVESTTRFFRERPGGRARPGMFIGRAEHGFWREDFLRRELPTRALKTWFAATNQRRERGKLEKVDEQVRYMNSVFEYFTHHTFDFHSRRAAAIEGYSPEAYLDVVNRGLYRHLLRMDETQVTLAGKAHDDARGDVAWLQERPHGTWAIRTLGIALRKSLRRCTSRITFDRTSFERAVDAAPADTLFILAPSHRSYLDFLLSSYLCFQHPELGIPVPHIAAAEEFSRIPFVGHVLQQAQAFYLKRGVGKESTELNQTLGDIISRRASVMFFVEGQRSRSRHVLAPKRGLLRGLQQTNQVFTVLPISISYDRVPEEPALERELSGGGRSRMSLRALLTWLGRLAQDDVRLGRIHLSCGAPILMTPASDVRTVSERIVAAQQHGLVATRFHVRAFLRDTPLEGVDEAWLVDALRARGGRVLDSDLPAPDAASPVLRQSLRNQWMHWFYPDALALYPDSLAVRDHVARRGWLDTPTPRPPSDPRVRRLVEALFAPIARDYVRVAEALGSPERMPLPPGPKSLVVAQPEAHLPHLEDAYQALVDQGLLTSSRPGIYAWGPQAPALEAFRAECPLQGAPLSRAVSA; encoded by the coding sequence ATGGGGCCCTCCGACGCCTCCGCGCACGTCCTGCTGACGGGCGCCACGGGGTTTCTCGGCAAGGTCGTCCTCGAGGAGCTCCTCCACCGGCGCGAGGCGTTGGGCATCGCGCGCGTGTCCGTGCTCGTGCGCGCGCAGAAGGGCCAGGGGGGCCGGGTCACCTCGCCCCAGGACCGCTTCCGCAAGGTGCTGCGCTCCGAGGTGTTCCGCCGCCTGCCCCCGGGCTGGGAGGCGTTCGTCGAGGTCGTCGGCGGGGACCTGGAGCAGCCGCGCTGTGGGCTCTCGCCCGAGGCCCTCGAGGCGCTGACGGCCCGCACCACCCACATCATCCACTGCGCGGCGAGCGTGGAGTTCGACCTGCCGGTGGCCCAGGCGGCGGCCTCCAACATCACCAGCGCCTTGAACGTGCTGGAGCTCGGGCGGGCCTGTCCCCGCCTGCACGGCCTGGTGGACGTGTCCACCGCGTACGTGACGCCCTGGCGGTCCGGCGCCCTGCCGGAGGCGCTCGCGCACCTGCCCAGGCCCGCGGAGGAGCTCTACCGCGCCATCCTGGACGGCTCGCGCCCCGAGGCGGAGCTCAAGGCGGAGACGGGCCACCCCAACACGTATACCTATACGAAGTGCCTCGCCGAGCACCTGCTGTGCGCGCGCCGGGGCGCGGTGCCCCTGCGCATCGTGCGCCCGAGCATCATCTCCGCGGCCTGGAAGGCGCCCTTTCCCGGGTGGCTGGACAGCGCGGCGGCCTTCGCCGGGTGCCTGCTCTACGCGGGCCTGGGCGTGGTGAAGGCCTGGGTGGCGGACCCCTCGGTGCGCCTGGACGTGGTGCCGGTGGACGTGGTGTCGCACGAGGTGGTGGCGGCGGCCTTCGAGGAGTCCATGCCCGCCCCCGGCGAGGCGGTGCCCATCCAGTACGCCGTCATGGGCATCGAGCGGGCGCTGCGCGTGGACCTGTCCGTGGAGTCCACCACGCGCTTCTTCCGGGAGCGGCCCGGCGGACGCGCCCGTCCGGGCATGTTCATCGGTCGGGCGGAGCACGGCTTCTGGCGCGAGGACTTCCTGCGGCGCGAGCTGCCCACGCGCGCGCTCAAGACGTGGTTCGCGGCGACGAACCAGCGGCGCGAGCGCGGCAAGCTGGAGAAGGTGGACGAGCAGGTGCGCTACATGAACTCGGTCTTCGAGTACTTCACGCACCACACCTTCGACTTCCACTCCCGGCGCGCCGCGGCCATCGAGGGCTACTCGCCCGAGGCCTACCTGGACGTGGTCAACCGCGGCCTGTACCGCCACCTGCTGCGCATGGACGAGACCCAGGTCACGCTCGCGGGCAAGGCGCACGACGACGCCCGCGGCGACGTGGCGTGGCTCCAGGAGCGCCCCCACGGCACCTGGGCCATCCGCACGCTGGGCATCGCCCTGCGCAAGTCCCTGCGCCGCTGCACCTCGCGCATCACCTTCGACCGGACGTCCTTCGAGCGCGCCGTGGACGCGGCCCCCGCGGACACGCTCTTCATCCTGGCGCCCTCGCACCGCAGCTACCTGGACTTCCTGCTGTCCAGCTACCTGTGCTTCCAGCACCCGGAGCTGGGCATTCCCGTGCCGCACATCGCGGCGGCCGAGGAGTTCTCCCGCATCCCCTTCGTGGGCCACGTCCTCCAGCAGGCGCAGGCCTTCTACTTGAAGCGGGGCGTGGGCAAGGAGTCCACCGAGCTGAACCAGACCCTGGGCGACATCATCTCGCGCCGCGCCTCGGTCATGTTCTTCGTGGAGGGCCAGCGCAGCCGCTCGCGGCACGTGCTCGCGCCCAAGCGCGGCCTCTTGCGCGGCCTGCAGCAGACGAACCAGGTCTTCACCGTGCTGCCCATTTCCATCTCCTATGACCGCGTGCCCGAGGAGCCGGCCCTGGAGCGGGAATTGTCCGGAGGGGGGCGCTCGCGCATGTCCCTGCGGGCGCTGCTCACCTGGCTCGGGCGGCTCGCCCAGGACGACGTCCGTCTGGGCCGCATCCACCTGTCCTGTGGCGCGCCCATCCTGATGACGCCCGCCTCGGACGTGCGCACGGTCTCCGAGCGCATCGTCGCCGCGCAGCAGCACGGCCTGGTGGCCACGCGCTTCCACGTGCGCGCCTTCCTGCGGGACACGCCGCTCGAAGGGGTGGACGAGGCCTGGCTCGTTGACGCCCTGCGCGCGCGCGGCGGACGGGTGCTCGACAGCGACCTGCCCGCGCCCGACGCGGCCTCGCCCGTCCTCCGCCAGTCCCTGCGCAACCAGTGGATGCACTGGTTCTACCCGGACGCGCTCGCGCTCTACCCGGACAGCCTCGCCGTGCGCGACCACGTGGCGCGCCGCGGCTGGCTCGACACGCCCACGCCCCGCCCCCCGAGCGACCCGCGCGTGCGTCGGCTCGTGGAGGCCCTGTTCGCGCCCATCGCGCGCGACTACGTGCGTGTGGCCGAGGCGCTCGGCTCCCCCGAGCGCATGCCGCTGCCCCCCGGGCCCAAGTCCCTCGTGGTCGCCCAGCCCGAGGCCCACCTGCCGCACCTGGAGGACGCCTACCAGGCGCTCGTGGACCAGGGCCTCCTGACCTCGTCGCGCCCGGGCATCTACGCCTGGGGCCCCCAGGCCCCGGCGCTCGAGGCCTTCCGGGCGGAGTGCCCGCTCCAGGGCGCGCCCCTCTCGCGGGCGGTGAGCGCATGA
- a CDS encoding phosphatidylinositol-specific phospholipase C domain-containing protein, translating into MNPLLSPSRGPRGALALLLALLLPAPFAAAHGRYYNSETSVPTQHPNWMRWVPDGTRVSALSVPGTHDTMADETEWYVTVFERAWILTQGMNLRPQLDAGVRALDIRARHIGDRFTIHHGAYYLMTTYDNVLATTVQFLKDNPTETVLMRVKQEHTEENVSRSFAATFEWYRDQAAYNPYIWRGTHVPTLSEVRGKIVILDDFPGGDHGINWGSIRLQDAWEETNTSTKWNLVRNHLVATNAGDTHALSMNFLSASGAGGTPSAIAGSVNEQALHYLMGPNVQRTGILMMDFPGAALIDAIIAHNFRLAPSAASLGADFATAFNNLSYGWHGDGDDKARDRLLEARAFVEHTVPGVYWHVIVSGTPGGDNWGYSATHNGLYRQSDWVDGYSQVAFHTVSNDSAVSEGFLASYVDGQVGSLSGSAENRASQLASRVRARFPFQNWTVLVKRAPGGFNNWAYSQWGAHSMRWHGDYAYAVWGYGAQPGVYLYEHDQFQGDVIQLTGPAQELGSRGFNDRASSVRIIGNYRANLWEHENWGGAGMYVTQSQGNLGGTFNDKVSSAEVWRY; encoded by the coding sequence ATGAATCCCTTGCTCAGCCCGTCCCGTGGCCCGCGCGGTGCGCTGGCCCTGCTGCTGGCCCTGCTGCTGCCGGCGCCCTTCGCCGCGGCGCATGGCCGGTACTACAACAGCGAGACGAGCGTCCCCACGCAGCATCCCAACTGGATGCGCTGGGTGCCGGATGGCACGCGGGTGTCGGCGCTGTCGGTGCCGGGCACGCACGACACCATGGCGGACGAGACGGAGTGGTACGTGACCGTCTTCGAGCGCGCGTGGATCCTCACCCAGGGGATGAACCTGCGCCCGCAGCTGGACGCGGGCGTGCGGGCGCTGGACATCCGGGCGCGCCACATCGGGGATCGCTTCACCATCCACCATGGGGCGTACTACCTGATGACCACGTACGACAACGTGCTGGCCACCACGGTGCAGTTCCTCAAGGACAACCCCACCGAGACGGTGCTCATGCGCGTGAAGCAGGAGCACACCGAGGAGAACGTCTCGCGCTCCTTCGCCGCCACGTTCGAGTGGTACCGCGACCAGGCCGCCTACAACCCCTACATCTGGCGCGGCACGCACGTGCCCACGCTGAGCGAGGTGCGCGGGAAGATCGTCATCCTGGATGACTTTCCGGGCGGCGACCACGGCATCAACTGGGGCAGCATCCGCCTGCAGGACGCGTGGGAGGAGACGAACACCTCGACCAAGTGGAACCTGGTGCGCAACCACCTGGTGGCGACGAACGCGGGAGACACCCACGCGCTGTCCATGAACTTCCTGAGCGCCTCGGGCGCCGGTGGCACGCCCTCGGCCATCGCGGGCTCGGTCAACGAGCAGGCCCTGCACTACCTGATGGGCCCCAACGTGCAGCGCACGGGCATCCTGATGATGGACTTCCCGGGCGCGGCGCTGATCGACGCCATCATCGCCCACAACTTCCGCCTGGCCCCGAGCGCGGCGAGCCTCGGCGCGGACTTCGCCACGGCCTTCAACAACCTCTCCTACGGCTGGCACGGGGACGGGGACGACAAGGCGCGCGACCGGTTGCTCGAGGCGCGCGCGTTCGTGGAGCACACGGTGCCGGGCGTGTACTGGCACGTCATCGTGTCGGGGACGCCGGGCGGCGACAACTGGGGCTACTCGGCGACGCACAACGGGCTGTACCGGCAGTCGGACTGGGTGGACGGCTACAGCCAGGTGGCGTTCCACACGGTGTCCAACGACAGCGCCGTGAGCGAGGGCTTCCTGGCGAGCTACGTGGATGGCCAGGTGGGAAGCCTGAGCGGCTCGGCGGAGAACCGGGCGTCGCAGCTCGCCTCGCGCGTGCGGGCGCGCTTCCCGTTCCAGAACTGGACGGTGCTGGTCAAGCGCGCGCCCGGCGGCTTCAACAACTGGGCCTACTCCCAGTGGGGCGCGCACTCCATGCGCTGGCACGGGGACTACGCCTACGCGGTGTGGGGCTACGGCGCCCAGCCCGGCGTGTACCTGTACGAGCACGACCAGTTCCAGGGCGACGTGATTCAACTCACGGGCCCCGCCCAGGAGCTGGGCAGCCGGGGCTTCAACGACCGCGCCTCCTCGGTGCGCATCATCGGCAACTACCGGGCGAACCTCTGGGAGCACGAGAACTGGGGCGGCGCGGGGATGTACGTCACCCAGAGCCAGGGCAACCTGGGCGGCACGTTCAACGACAAGGTGTCCTCGGCCGAGGTCTGGCGCTACTAG
- a CDS encoding MbnP family protein produces the protein MNPMSPSPASGAARSLLLALLCLVLPACGTAASGTEHSAQEYQELQGQVDALKTEVARLQAQLDQSQQDAATSQREHARMQSEVDRLKEQLAEAQELLEIQDHDGALRRLQEANAQLKSVQELLARTDGTLSLKAELTLGGAPLALDRPYTLASGARISFTELRYWLTSVQLEKADGTRVLVPGSYYLMDFMKAQPLSGTSTEVTLEAAHRDTVQAREVPAGQYTALTFNLGVDPTYNDNLSRQTGELSVLKNMSAVTWMWFTSYIFTKTQGTYVKADGTSAPFAWETGTNADLRTVRFAFPSPVTVNSQRKLDIKLNADAARLFTTYSPNTTSTINASTETERERLSNDFASMFSLVSVENTNR, from the coding sequence ATGAACCCCATGTCCCCGTCCCCCGCGTCCGGAGCCGCGCGCTCCCTGCTGCTCGCCCTGCTGTGCCTCGTGCTGCCCGCGTGCGGCACGGCAGCCTCCGGCACCGAGCACTCCGCCCAGGAGTACCAGGAGCTCCAGGGGCAGGTGGATGCCCTGAAGACCGAGGTCGCGCGGTTGCAGGCCCAGCTCGACCAGAGCCAGCAGGACGCGGCCACGTCCCAGCGAGAACACGCGCGGATGCAGTCGGAGGTGGACCGGCTGAAGGAGCAGCTCGCCGAGGCCCAGGAGCTGCTGGAGATCCAGGACCACGATGGCGCCTTGCGCCGCCTCCAGGAGGCCAATGCCCAGCTCAAGAGCGTCCAGGAGCTGCTGGCGCGCACCGACGGCACCCTGTCCCTCAAGGCGGAGCTGACACTGGGCGGCGCGCCCCTGGCGTTGGACCGGCCGTACACCCTGGCCAGCGGGGCGCGGATCTCCTTCACCGAGCTGCGCTATTGGCTGACGAGCGTCCAGTTGGAGAAGGCGGACGGCACGCGGGTGCTCGTTCCGGGCAGCTACTACCTGATGGACTTCATGAAGGCGCAGCCGCTGAGCGGAACGTCCACGGAGGTCACGCTGGAGGCGGCCCACCGCGACACCGTCCAGGCGCGCGAGGTCCCCGCGGGCCAGTACACGGCCCTCACGTTCAACCTCGGCGTGGACCCCACCTACAATGACAACCTGAGCCGGCAGACGGGCGAGCTGAGCGTGCTCAAGAACATGAGCGCGGTCACCTGGATGTGGTTCACCAGCTACATCTTCACGAAGACCCAGGGCACCTACGTCAAGGCGGATGGCACCTCCGCCCCGTTCGCCTGGGAGACGGGCACCAACGCGGACCTGCGCACCGTGCGCTTCGCCTTCCCCTCGCCCGTCACGGTGAACAGCCAGAGGAAGCTGGACATCAAGCTGAACGCGGACGCCGCCCGGCTCTTCACCACCTACAGCCCGAACACCACGTCCACCATCAACGCCAGCACCGAGACGGAGCGCGAGCGGCTGTCCAATGACTTCGCGAGCATGTTCTCGCTCGTGTCGGTGGAGAACACCAACCGCTGA
- a CDS encoding cytochrome-c peroxidase, translating to MLQQLRRASVLGGALLVACGPGPASDPGPGQAPTGPVLPLGHTALPSPEDNPLTPEGVALGRWLFYAPQLSSNGQVSCATCHVQARAFALDVPLATLGVSGRPLARHTPTLINLAWAGGLFWDGGAKNLESLSLAPLTHADEMGQADLQALMDRLAATPEAVRRFEAAFGPGGPSLSHLLRALAQFQRTLVSADSRYDRWRRGEPGAGLSTLERAGHDLVRERCAPCHGSELFTDQAFHNNGLDAVFGTGEQVTRGRGRVTLRAEDTGRYKTPTLRNVARSAPYMHDGRFPTLDAVLEHYRHGMVDSPTLDGAFRRAPAPPGVPLTDLEKTALLAFLDTLTDEAFLTSPDLGPPPGP from the coding sequence ATGCTCCAACAACTTCGCCGCGCGTCGGTGCTGGGAGGGGCCCTGCTCGTGGCCTGTGGCCCGGGTCCGGCGTCGGACCCGGGCCCCGGGCAGGCGCCCACGGGCCCGGTGCTCCCCCTGGGCCACACCGCCCTGCCCTCCCCGGAGGACAACCCCCTCACCCCCGAGGGCGTGGCGCTGGGCCGCTGGCTGTTCTACGCGCCCCAATTGTCGAGCAACGGCCAGGTGTCGTGCGCCACGTGCCACGTCCAGGCCCGGGCCTTCGCGCTCGACGTGCCCCTGGCCACGCTCGGCGTGAGTGGACGGCCGCTCGCCCGCCACACCCCCACGCTCATCAACCTCGCCTGGGCCGGGGGGCTCTTCTGGGATGGCGGGGCGAAGAACCTGGAGTCGCTGTCGCTCGCGCCCCTCACCCACGCGGACGAGATGGGCCAGGCCGACCTCCAGGCCCTGATGGACCGGCTCGCCGCCACGCCCGAGGCCGTGCGCCGCTTCGAGGCCGCCTTCGGTCCGGGAGGGCCGTCCCTGAGCCACCTGCTGCGGGCGCTCGCCCAGTTCCAGCGCACGCTCGTGTCGGCGGACTCCCGCTATGACCGCTGGCGCCGGGGCGAGCCCGGGGCCGGGCTGAGCACCCTGGAGCGGGCCGGACACGACCTCGTGCGCGAGCGGTGCGCGCCCTGCCACGGCTCGGAACTCTTCACGGACCAGGCCTTCCACAACAATGGCCTGGACGCGGTGTTCGGCACGGGCGAGCAGGTGACCCGGGGCCGGGGCCGCGTCACCCTGCGGGCCGAGGACACGGGGCGCTACAAGACGCCCACGCTGCGCAACGTGGCGCGCTCGGCGCCCTACATGCACGACGGCCGCTTCCCCACCCTGGACGCCGTCCTGGAGCACTACCGCCACGGCATGGTGGACTCCCCCACGTTGGACGGGGCCTTCCGCCGCGCGCCCGCGCCTCCCGGCGTGCCCCTGACGGACCTGGAGAAGACGGCCCTCCTCGCCTTCCTCGACACGCTGACGGACGAGGCCTTCCTCACGTCCCCCGACCTGGGACCTCCGCCGGGCCCCTGA